One region of Triticum aestivum cultivar Chinese Spring chromosome 6B, IWGSC CS RefSeq v2.1, whole genome shotgun sequence genomic DNA includes:
- the LOC123135061 gene encoding uncharacterized protein: protein MALCSLAARMRVAAAARLPSAPRVSPASGSRALPFSSSSSKSARDWYLLQRERYDSVTRELKNYSREVVWTERLAKLLNVVYVLGMPFIVGPLVLKGIAIRRM, encoded by the exons ATGGCGCTATGCAGCCTGGCCGCGAGGATgcgggtcgccgccgccgcccggctcccgTCGGCCCCTCGCGTTTCGCCGGCGTCTGGCAGTCGGGCCCtccctttctcctcctcctccagtaAG AGCGCTAGAGACTGGTACCTGCTTCAGCGAGAACGTTATGACAGTGTGACAAGAGAGTTAAAAAACTACAG CCGTGAGGTTGTGTGGACTGAAAGGCTAGCTAAGCTGCTTAATGTGGTATACGTGCTGGGTATGCCTTTTATCGTTGGCCCTTTGGTCTTAAAAGGGATTGCCATTCGGAGAATGTGA
- the LOC123135062 gene encoding uncharacterized protein codes for MAAAALRRLATKFRNPRAAAHRFPKDELENALLLKNNIESAKAADLNSSADLLAKHCWEAEQTISHFHKRHEQVVERARKTTVRVVCAAVVVGSLDRLTTWYWFPEDEC; via the exons ATGGCGGCAGCGGCGCTACGCAGGCTGGCGACCAAGTTCCGGAACCCCAGGGCTGCTGCCCATCGGTTTCCAAAG GACGAGCTTGAAAATGCTCTTCTTTTGAAAAACAATATTGAATCTGCTAAAGCCGCTGATCTTAACTCCAGTGCAGACTTGTTAGCTAAACATTGTTGGGAAGCTGAACAAACCATCAG CCACTTTCACAAAAGGCACGAGCAAGTTGTGGAAAGGGCCCGTAAGACTACAGTGAGGGTTGTCTGTGCTGCTGTTGTGGTTGGTTCCCTTGATCGTTTGACGACATGGTACTGGTTTCCTGAAGATGAATGCTGA